In the Telopea speciosissima isolate NSW1024214 ecotype Mountain lineage chromosome 2, Tspe_v1, whole genome shotgun sequence genome, one interval contains:
- the LOC122650155 gene encoding 2-hydroxyacyl-CoA lyase-like, translating to MSLSSALMAVHNQNSESKDSESQVDGNLLVALAFARAGIDCMFGVVGIPVTSLANRAVALGIRFIAFHNEQSAGYAASAYGYLTGRPGVLLTVSGPGCVHGLAGLSNAAANTWPMIMISGSCDQKDFGRGDFQELDQIAAVKPFSKFSAKATDISQIPNHVFDVVDHSVSGRPGGCYLDIPTDILHQTVSESEASRLLSAAESSRAQLATEKAFPSLESEIRKAVSLLRSAERPLIVCGKGAAFARAENALKNLVDTTGIPFLPTPMGKGLLPDTHELAATAARSLAIGRCDVVLVVGARLNWLLHFGEPPRWSKDVKFILIDVSKEEIELPKPHLSLVGDARHVLELISKEIKDDPLCFGKSHTWVEAISKKTKENVSKMELQLAKDVVPFNFMTPMRIIRDAILAQGSPAPILVSEGANTMDVGRAVLVQTEPRTRLDAGTWGTMGVGLGYCIAAAVASPGRLVVAVEGDSGFGFSAMEVETLVRYQLPVVVIVFNNGGVYGGDRRNPEEITGPYKDDPAPTSFVPGAAYHTLIEAFGGKGYLVGTPEELKSSLAESFSARKPTVINVTIDPYAGAESGRMQHKN from the exons ATGAGTTTGAGCTCAGCTCTAATGGCGGTTCACAATCAAAACTCAGAATCCAAAGATTCTGAATCCCAAGTCGATGGCAATCTTCTCGTAGCTCTAGCCTTTGCTCGCGCTGGCATCGATTGTATGTTCGGTGTTGTTGGCATCCCTGTAACATCTCTTGCGAATCGTGCCGTTGCTCTTGGCATTCGATTCATTGCCTTTCACAATGAGCAATCTGCCGGCTATGCTGCCTCTGCTTATGGTTACCTTACTGGCCGTCCGGGAGTTCTATTAACTGTCTCCGGACCTGGTTGCGTCCATGGCCTTGCCGGTCTTTCCAACGCAGCCGCGAACACCTGGCCCATGATCATGATCTCTGGATCCTGTGACCAGAAGGATTTTGGCCGGGGAGATTTTCAGGAGCTTGACCAGATTGCCGCTGTGAAGCCCTTTTCCAAATTCTCTGCAAAAGCGACGGATATTTCACAAATTCCTAATCATGTCTTTGATGTCGTTGATCATTCCGTTTCAGGGAGGCCTGGGGGTTGTTATTTGGATATCCCCACTGATATTCTTCATCAAACGGTTTCTGAATCCGAGGCTTCAAGGCTCTTGTCTGCGGCCGAGAGCTCTAGGGCCCAACTAGCGACGGAAAAAGCTTTCCCAAGCCTTGAAAGTGAAATTCGGAAAGCGGTGTCTTTGCTCCGAAGCGCTGAGCGACCTTTGATTGTGTGTGGAAAAGGCGCAGCTTTTGCTCGAGCAGAGAATGCCTTGAAGAACTTGGTTGATACCACGGGAATTCCCTTCTTGCCCACTCCAATGGGGAAGGGTTTGTTGCCTGATACACATGAGCTTGCTGCCACGGCTGCTCGGTCGCTTGCGATTGGTCGCTGCGATGTTGTGCTTGTGGTGGGTGCGAGGCTTAACTGGTTGTTGCACTTTGGTGAGCCCCCGAGATGGTCCAAGGACGTGAAATTTATTCTTATTGATGTCTCCAAGGAAGAAATTGAGCTTCCGAAACCACACCTGAGTTTGGTTGGTGATGCTCGACATGTTTTGGAATTGATAAGTAAGGAGATTAAAGATGACCCGCTCTGCTTTGGTAAATCGCATACATGGGTCGAAGCAATTTCGAAGAAGACCAAGGAGAATGTATCAAAGATGGAATTGCAGTTGGCAAAGGATGTTGTACCATTTAATTTCATGACTCCGATGAGAATTATAAGGGATGCAATTCTAGCACAGGGGAGCCCTGCTCCGATTCTTGTCTCAGAAGGAGCAAATACAATGGATGTTGGCCGGGCTGTATTAGTCCAGACAGAGCCCAGAACAAGGCTGGACGCAGGGACTTGGGGCACCATGGGGGTTGGTCTCGGTTATTGTATTGCTGCTGCAGTGGCATCACCAGGTCGACTCGTAGTTGCTGTTGAAGGAGATTCTGGATTCGGATTCAGTGCCATGGAAGTTGAG ACATTGGTGCGGTACCAGTTGcctgttgttgttattgtttttAATAATGGTGGTGTATATGGTGGTGATCGGAGGAACCCTGAAGAAATCACTGGGCCTTACAAGGATGATCCTGCTCCTACTTCTTTTGTTCCTGGTGCAGCATATCATACTCTAATTGAAGCTTTTGGAGGGAAAGGATATCTTGTTGGGACACCAGAAGAACTGAAATCTTCCCTCGCTGAATCATTTTCAGCACGAAAGCCAACTGTAATAAATGTAACTATTGATCCCTATGCTGGAGCAGAAAGTGGTAGAATGCAGCATAAGAATTGA
- the LOC122650886 gene encoding protein NRT1/ PTR FAMILY 2.8 codes for MEQGLSIPLSPHSQRKAGGWKSMPYIIGNETFEKLASMSIIANITVYLRTKYHLDGILLVNVVTIWFGSSNFSPLLGAFISDAYLGRFGTLLLGSFASLLGMGVMTLTAAVPQLRPPTCYKGTDCVQPQKWQLGVLFTALGLLAIGAGGIRPCNIAFGVDQFDLRTEKGKRDVESFFDWYYLSFTIALFIAFTIVVYVQTNISWVVGLAIPTVCLAVSIFVFLLGTSIYYYMKPQGSVFTDLIKVAVASIRKRNLTSKQVEEHELYDPQVMEAEPLVTKLPHTDGLVCLDKAAVITDPAELDNEGVARNGWKLCSVQQVEHLKCIIRVIPVWLAGITCFTVMDQQGTFGVLQALQMDRHITHSFEVPPGLMGIGPMVTLSLWIIIYERVIIPSASKLAKKEVRLSMRTRMVIGIIMSILCMVVAGTIERQRRNKALKDHSYAASMSFAWLVPQFMLSGLTEAFMAIAIMEFLTMQLPQSMRTIAGSIFFLSLAFASYISTFVVNTISYLTKRNGGEAWLGGHDLNINRLDYYYYIIALLGILNLIYFFVFAGHRVPCGNPA; via the exons ATGGAGCAAGGACTCTCCATCCCTCTTTCTCCCCATTCCCAAAGAAAAGCCGGAGGATGGAAATCCATGCCTTACATCATCG GGAATGAGACGTTCGAGAAATTGGCTTCGATGAGTATAATAGCTAATATAACGGTGTACCTGAGGACCAAATACCACTTGGATGGGATTTTATTGGTGAATGTGGTCACCATTTGGTTTGGGTCCTCTAACTTCTCACCTTTGCTCGGCGCTTTCATTTCCGATGCTTATTTGGGGAGGTTTGGTACTCTTCTCTTGGGATCCTTCGCTTCTCTGCTG GGTATGGGAGTGATGACCTTAACTGCAGCTGTACCTCAACTAAGACCACCCACCTGCTATAAAGGAACTGATTGCGTACAACCTCAAAAATGGCAGCTCGGTGTCCTCTTCACAGCTCTTGGGTTACTCGCCATAGGTGCTGGTGGTATTAGACCCTGCAACATTGCTTTTGGTGTTGATCAATTCGATCTCAGaacagagaaaggaaaaagagatgTAGAAAGTTTCTTTGATTGGTATTACTTGTCCTTCACCATTGctctcttcattgctttcaccATAGTTGTTTATGTCCAAACCAATATCAGTTGGGTTGTGGGTCTAGCCATTCCAACTGTTTGCCTTGCAGTCTCTATCTTTGTCTTCTTACTTGGTACCTCAATTTACTATTACATGAAACCACAAGGAAGTGTCTTCACTGATCTCATTAAGGTTGCTGTGGCTTCAATTCGGAAACGAAATCTTACATCGAAGCAAGTCGAAGAACATGAACTTTATGATCCTCAGGTTATGGAAGCTGAACCACTTGTTACTAAACTCCCTCACACTGATGGGCTAGTGTGCCTTGACAAGGCTGCAGTGATCACTGACCCAGCTGAGTTAGACAATGAAGGTGTAGCAAGGAATGGTTGGAAACTATGTAGTGTGCAACAGGTCGAACACTTGAAGTGCATTATAAGAGTAATACCTGTTTGGTTGGCAGGGATCACTTGCTTTACTGTCATGGACCAACAAGGCACTTTTGGAGTTCTTCAAGCATTACAAATGGATAGACACATCACACACAGCTTTGAGGTTCCACCAGGTTTAATGGGTATTGGTCCAATGGTCACTCTATCTTTATGGATAATTATCTATGAGCGAGTAATTATTCCCTCTGCAAGCAAATTGGCTAAGAAGGAAGTAAGGTTATCTATGCGTACAAGAATGGTAATTGGTATTATAATGTCTATACTTTGTATGGTAGTTGCAGGGACTATTGAACGGCAAAGACGCAATAAGGCATTAAAGGATCATTCTTATGCTGCATCCATGTCCTTCGCATGGCTCGTGCCGCAGTTCATGTTATCGGGCTTAACTGAAGCTTTCATGGCTATTGCAATCATGGAATTCTTAACTATGCAATTGCCTCAGAGTATGAGAACCATTGCAGGTTCTATTTTCTTCCTGAGTTTGGCTTTTGCAAGCTATATAAGTACTTTTGTTGTCAACACCATTTCTTATTTAACTAAGAGGAATGGAGGGGAAGCTTGGCTAGGTGGTCATGATCTCAACATCAACAGGCTTGATTACTATTATTATATCATTGCACTGCTTGGGATACTAAACTTaatctatttctttgtttttgctGGTCATCGTGTGCCTTGTGGTAATCCAGCCTAA